The following proteins come from a genomic window of Streptomyces liliiviolaceus:
- a CDS encoding DNA translocase FtsK, protein MASRQPAAKKSPAKKAAAPTKAVAKRAPAKKAPAKKAAARKAAPPKPAPSPTGGVYRLVRALWLGVAHAVGAVFRGIGRGAKGLDPAHRKDGLALLLLGLTLITAAGTWSNLRGPVGDLVEMLVTGAFGRLDLLVPILLAVVAARLIRHPEKPEANGRIVIGLSALAIGVLGQVHIACGAPARSDGMQAIRDAGGLIGWGASTPLTYTMGDVLAVPLLVLLTVFGLLVVTATPVNAIPHRLRLLGVRLGVLQPRASDDPFAEDDDERYDEQWREVLPESPRRRRTAPEAYDPDDAEQEALSERRSRRRRPAVQQPALDRPMDAVDVAAAAAAALDGAVMHGMPPSPLVADLTQGVGTDRGEYEDSGTGEEAGRREEPTPVPAARAKSGKPKQEMLKAEVADLTKPAPDTSRDLPARAEQLQLRGDITYSLPSLDLLERGGPGKTRSAANDAVVASLQNVFKEFKVDASVTGFTRGPTVTRYEVELGPAVKVERITALAKNIAYAVASPDVRIISPIPGKSAVGIEIPNSDREMVNLGDVLRLADAAEDDHPMLVALGKNVEGGYEMANLAKMPHVLVAGATGSGKSSCINCLITSIMVRATPEDVRMVLVDPKRVELTAYEGIPHLITPIITNPKRAAEALQWVVREMDLRYDDLAAFGYRHIDDFNAAIRKGKVKLPEGSERELSPYPYLLVIVDELADLMMVAPRDVEDSIVRITQLARAAGIHLVLATQRPSVDVVTGLIKANVPSRLAFATSSLADSRVILDQPGAEKLIGKGDGLFLPMGANKPTRMQGAFVTEDEVAAVVQHCKDQMAPVFRDDVTVGTKQKKEIDEDIGDDLDLLCQAAELVVSTQFGSTSMLQRKLRVGFAKAGRLMDLMESRNIVGPSEGSKARDVLVKADELDGVLAVIRGQAES, encoded by the coding sequence ATGGCCTCACGTCAGCCCGCAGCCAAGAAGTCGCCCGCGAAGAAGGCGGCCGCTCCGACGAAGGCTGTGGCGAAGAGGGCCCCCGCGAAAAAGGCGCCCGCGAAGAAGGCCGCAGCCCGCAAAGCCGCGCCCCCGAAGCCGGCGCCCAGCCCCACAGGGGGCGTTTACCGGCTCGTACGCGCCCTGTGGCTCGGGGTCGCGCACGCCGTCGGCGCCGTGTTCCGCGGCATAGGGCGCGGCGCCAAGGGACTCGACCCGGCGCACCGCAAGGACGGTCTCGCGCTCCTGCTGCTCGGCCTCACGCTGATCACCGCGGCGGGGACCTGGTCCAACCTCCGCGGCCCGGTGGGCGACCTCGTCGAGATGCTGGTGACCGGCGCCTTCGGCCGCCTCGACCTGCTCGTGCCGATACTGCTGGCGGTCGTCGCCGCCCGGCTCATCCGGCACCCCGAGAAGCCCGAGGCCAACGGACGCATCGTCATCGGTCTGTCCGCGCTCGCCATCGGTGTGCTCGGCCAGGTCCACATCGCCTGCGGGGCGCCCGCGCGCAGCGACGGCATGCAGGCGATAAGGGACGCGGGCGGGCTCATCGGCTGGGGCGCGTCGACTCCGCTGACGTACACGATGGGGGACGTGCTGGCGGTGCCGCTCCTGGTGCTGCTCACGGTCTTCGGGCTGCTGGTGGTCACCGCGACCCCGGTCAACGCGATTCCGCACCGGCTGCGGCTGCTCGGGGTCCGGCTGGGCGTCCTGCAGCCGCGGGCGAGCGACGACCCGTTCGCCGAGGACGACGACGAGCGCTACGACGAGCAGTGGCGTGAGGTGCTGCCCGAGAGCCCCCGGAGGCGCCGTACGGCGCCCGAGGCGTACGACCCGGACGACGCCGAGCAGGAGGCCCTCTCGGAGCGCCGGAGCCGCCGCAGGCGGCCCGCCGTGCAGCAGCCCGCGCTGGACCGGCCCATGGACGCCGTCGACGTGGCCGCTGCCGCCGCCGCGGCGCTCGACGGCGCGGTGATGCACGGGATGCCGCCCTCGCCGCTGGTGGCCGACCTCACGCAGGGCGTCGGCACCGACCGGGGCGAGTACGAGGACTCGGGCACCGGCGAGGAGGCCGGCCGGCGCGAGGAGCCCACTCCGGTGCCCGCCGCGCGCGCCAAGAGCGGCAAGCCCAAGCAGGAGATGCTGAAGGCGGAGGTCGCCGACCTCACCAAGCCCGCCCCCGACACGTCCCGGGATCTCCCCGCACGGGCCGAGCAGCTCCAGCTCCGCGGCGACATCACGTACTCCCTGCCGTCGCTCGACCTCCTGGAGCGCGGCGGCCCCGGCAAGACCCGCAGCGCCGCCAACGACGCGGTGGTCGCCTCCCTCCAGAACGTCTTCAAAGAGTTCAAGGTCGACGCCTCCGTCACCGGCTTCACCCGCGGTCCGACGGTCACCCGGTACGAGGTCGAGCTGGGCCCCGCCGTGAAGGTCGAGCGGATCACGGCGCTCGCCAAGAACATCGCGTACGCCGTCGCCAGCCCCGACGTGCGGATCATCAGCCCGATCCCCGGCAAGTCGGCGGTCGGCATCGAGATCCCGAACTCCGACCGCGAGATGGTCAATCTGGGCGACGTCCTGCGGCTCGCGGACGCCGCCGAGGACGACCATCCGATGCTCGTCGCGCTCGGCAAGAACGTCGAGGGCGGCTACGAGATGGCCAACCTCGCGAAGATGCCGCACGTCCTGGTGGCCGGAGCGACCGGCTCCGGAAAGTCCTCGTGCATCAACTGCCTGATCACCTCGATCATGGTGCGGGCGACCCCCGAGGACGTGCGCATGGTCCTGGTCGACCCCAAGCGCGTCGAGCTGACCGCCTACGAGGGCATCCCGCACCTGATCACCCCCATCATCACCAACCCGAAGCGGGCCGCCGAGGCGCTGCAGTGGGTCGTACGGGAGATGGATCTTCGGTACGACGACCTGGCGGCCTTCGGGTACCGGCACATCGACGACTTCAACGCCGCCATAAGGAAGGGCAAGGTCAAACTGCCCGAGGGCAGCGAGCGGGAGCTGTCCCCGTACCCGTACCTGCTGGTGATCGTCGACGAGCTCGCGGATCTGATGATGGTCGCGCCGCGCGACGTCGAGGACTCCATCGTGCGCATCACGCAGCTCGCGCGCGCGGCCGGCATCCACCTCGTGCTCGCCACCCAGCGGCCCTCCGTCGACGTCGTCACCGGTCTGATCAAGGCGAACGTGCCGTCCCGGCTCGCGTTCGCCACCTCCTCGCTCGCGGACAGCCGCGTCATCCTCGACCAGCCCGGCGCCGAGAAGCTGATCGGCAAGGGCGACGGGCTCTTCCTGCCGATGGGGGCCAACAAGCCCACCCGTATGCAGGGCGCCTTCGTCACCGAGGACGAGGTCGCCGCCGTCGTGCAGCACTGCAAGGACCAGATGGCGCCCGTCTTCAGGGACGACGTCACCGTGGGCACCAAGCAGAAGAAGGAGATCGACGAGGACATCGGCGACGACCTGGACCTGCTGTGCCAGGCCGCCGAGCTGGTCGTCTCCACGCAGTTCGGGTCGACCTCGATGCTCCAGCGCAAGCTGCGCGTCGGCTTCGCCAAAGCCGGTCGGCTGATGGACCTCATGGAGTCCCGCAACATCGTCGGACCCAGTGAGGGATCCAAGGCTCGTGACGTTCTTGTGAAGGCTGACGAGCTGGACGGAGTGCTTGCGGTGATCCGGGGGCAGGCGGAGTCCTAG
- a CDS encoding response regulator has protein sequence MVQKAKILLVDDRPENLLALEAILSALDQTLVRASSGEEALKALLTDDFAVILLDVQMPGMDGFETAAHIKRRERTRDIPIIFLTAINHGPHHTFRGYAAGAVDYISKPFDPWVLRAKVSVFVELYMKNCQLREQAALLRLQLEGGGKSVLGDSKEPAGLLAELSARLAAVEEQAEALSKQLDDDSADAAAVATAAHLERKLTGLRRALDALEPGTGSGAASLPSQN, from the coding sequence ATGGTGCAGAAGGCCAAGATCCTCCTGGTCGATGACCGGCCGGAGAATCTGCTGGCGCTGGAGGCCATCCTCTCTGCGCTCGATCAGACACTGGTACGGGCATCTTCCGGGGAGGAAGCGCTCAAAGCGCTGCTCACGGACGACTTCGCGGTCATTCTGCTGGATGTCCAGATGCCGGGCATGGACGGTTTCGAGACCGCCGCGCACATCAAGAGGCGGGAACGGACCCGGGACATCCCGATCATCTTCCTCACCGCGATCAACCACGGGCCGCACCACACGTTCCGCGGGTACGCGGCGGGTGCGGTGGACTACATCTCCAAGCCGTTCGATCCGTGGGTGCTGCGCGCGAAGGTCTCGGTGTTCGTCGAGCTCTACATGAAGAACTGCCAACTCCGTGAGCAGGCGGCGCTGCTGCGTCTGCAGCTGGAGGGCGGCGGCAAGTCGGTGCTCGGTGACAGCAAGGAGCCGGCGGGACTGCTCGCCGAACTCTCCGCGCGGCTGGCGGCCGTCGAGGAACAGGCCGAGGCCCTGTCCAAACAGCTGGACGACGATTCGGCGGACGCGGCGGCCGTGGCCACCGCGGCCCATCTCGAACGGAAACTGACGGGGCTGCGTCGCGCGCTGGACGCGCTGGAGCCGGGCACGGGGAGCGGGGCGGCTTCGCTGCCGTCCCAGAACTGA
- the rimO gene encoding 30S ribosomal protein S12 methylthiotransferase RimO gives MPERRTVALVTLGCARNEVDSEELAGRLEADGWHLVEDAENADVAVVNTCGFVEAAKKDSVDALLEANDLKGHGRTQAVVAVGCMAERYGKELAEALPEADGVLGFDDYADISDRLQTILNGGIHAAHTPRDRRKLLPISPAERQDAGAEVALPGHGPADLPEGLAPESGPRAPLRRRLDGSPVASVKLASGCDRRCSFCAIPSFRGSFISRRPSDVLGETRWLAEQGVKEVMLVSENNTSYGKDLGDIRLLETLLPELAGVEGIERVRVSYLQPAEMRPGLIDVLTSTPNVAPYFDLSFQHSAPGVLRAMRRFGNTEQFLGLLDTIRSKAPQAGVRSNFIVGFPGETADDLAELERFLTAARLDAIGVFGYSDEDGTEAATYENKLDEDVVAERLARVSRLAEELVSQRAEERVGETLQVLVESLGSAAEGEPAYGRAAHQAPETDGQVVFTSGEGLTVGRMVEAKVVGTEGVDLVAEPLPGSLVCTEEAAR, from the coding sequence ATGCCTGAACGCCGTACCGTCGCACTCGTCACCCTTGGCTGCGCCCGTAACGAGGTGGACTCGGAGGAGCTCGCAGGCCGCTTGGAGGCGGACGGCTGGCACCTCGTGGAGGACGCCGAGAACGCGGACGTCGCCGTCGTCAACACCTGTGGCTTCGTCGAAGCCGCCAAGAAGGACTCCGTCGACGCCCTCCTGGAAGCCAATGACCTCAAGGGGCACGGCAGAACCCAGGCGGTCGTCGCCGTCGGCTGCATGGCCGAGCGGTACGGCAAGGAACTGGCCGAGGCCCTGCCCGAGGCCGACGGCGTACTCGGCTTCGACGACTACGCCGACATCTCCGACCGGCTCCAGACCATCCTGAACGGCGGGATCCACGCCGCCCACACCCCGCGCGACCGGCGCAAGCTGCTGCCGATCAGCCCCGCCGAGCGCCAGGACGCCGGAGCGGAGGTCGCCCTTCCGGGACACGGGCCCGCCGACCTCCCCGAAGGACTCGCCCCCGAATCGGGCCCCCGCGCGCCCCTGCGCCGGCGGCTCGACGGCTCACCGGTGGCCTCCGTGAAGCTCGCCTCCGGCTGCGACCGGCGCTGCTCCTTCTGCGCCATCCCGTCCTTCCGCGGCTCCTTCATCTCGCGCCGCCCCAGCGATGTCCTGGGCGAGACGCGCTGGCTCGCCGAGCAGGGCGTGAAGGAGGTCATGCTGGTCTCCGAGAACAACACGTCGTACGGCAAGGACCTGGGCGACATCCGCCTCCTGGAGACACTGCTGCCCGAACTGGCCGGGGTCGAGGGCATCGAGCGGGTGCGGGTCAGCTACCTGCAGCCCGCCGAGATGCGCCCCGGGCTCATCGACGTACTGACCTCCACGCCGAACGTCGCCCCCTACTTCGACCTGTCCTTCCAGCACTCCGCCCCCGGGGTGCTGCGCGCGATGCGGCGCTTCGGGAACACCGAGCAGTTCCTGGGGCTCCTCGACACGATCCGCTCCAAGGCCCCGCAGGCCGGCGTGCGGTCGAACTTCATCGTGGGCTTCCCCGGCGAGACCGCGGACGACCTGGCGGAGCTGGAGCGCTTCCTGACCGCCGCGCGCCTGGACGCCATCGGTGTCTTCGGCTACTCCGACGAGGACGGCACCGAGGCCGCCACGTACGAGAACAAGCTGGACGAGGACGTCGTCGCCGAGCGCCTCGCGCGCGTGTCCCGGCTCGCCGAGGAGCTCGTCTCCCAGCGGGCGGAGGAGCGCGTCGGCGAGACCCTCCAGGTGCTGGTCGAGTCCCTCGGATCGGCCGCGGAGGGCGAGCCGGCGTACGGGCGCGCCGCGCACCAGGCGCCCGAGACCGACGGCCAGGTGGTGTTCACGAGCGGCGAAGGACTGACCGTCGGCCGTATGGTCGAGGCGAAGGTGGTCGGTACGGAAGGTGTCGACCTGGTGGCCGAGCCGCTCCCGGGCTCGCTCGTGTGTACTGAGGAGGCGGCCAGATGA
- a CDS encoding helix-turn-helix domain-containing protein — protein sequence MSIGNSPDEHSSDDNSPQDERPSVEDDQPSVGHALRQARIAAGLTVDDVSNATRVRIAIVHAIEQDDFGPCGGDVYARGHIKTLARAVDLDPAALLKRYDADHGGRPAPTPAAPMFEAERIRPERRGPNWTAAMVAAIVAVIGFVGFTMFSGDDEDGKTTQVAEGSTPTASKPAKTKPTPTKPETPKTDPSDAIAAAPQDKVTVQVSAPDGRSWISAKDHNGRLLFDGLLEQGDSKTFQDKEKVDLVLGDAGAIQLYVNGKKIDDEFQPGQVERLTYTKGDPEVG from the coding sequence GTGTCCATCGGCAACTCCCCTGACGAACACTCCTCTGACGACAACTCCCCCCAGGACGAGCGCCCCTCCGTAGAGGACGATCAGCCTTCGGTCGGCCACGCCCTGCGGCAGGCGCGCATCGCGGCGGGGCTGACCGTCGACGACGTCAGTAACGCCACCCGGGTCCGTATCGCCATCGTGCACGCGATCGAGCAGGACGACTTCGGCCCCTGTGGCGGCGACGTCTACGCGCGCGGGCACATCAAGACGCTCGCCCGCGCCGTCGATCTCGACCCGGCCGCACTGCTCAAGCGCTACGACGCGGACCACGGCGGGCGGCCCGCGCCGACCCCGGCCGCACCCATGTTCGAGGCGGAGCGGATCCGTCCCGAGCGCCGGGGCCCCAACTGGACCGCGGCCATGGTCGCCGCGATCGTCGCCGTGATCGGCTTCGTCGGATTCACGATGTTCAGCGGCGACGACGAGGACGGCAAGACGACGCAGGTCGCCGAAGGGTCGACGCCCACCGCCAGCAAGCCCGCCAAGACCAAGCCGACGCCGACCAAGCCGGAGACCCCGAAGACCGACCCGTCCGACGCCATCGCGGCCGCTCCGCAGGACAAGGTCACCGTCCAGGTCAGCGCCCCCGACGGCCGCAGCTGGATCTCGGCCAAGGACCACAACGGACGGCTGCTCTTCGACGGCCTCCTGGAGCAGGGCGACTCCAAGACCTTCCAGGACAAGGAGAAGGTCGACCTCGTCCTCGGCGACGCGGGCGCCATCCAGCTGTACGTGAACGGCAAGAAGATCGACGACGAGTTCCAGCCCGGCCAGGTGGAGCGCCTGACGTACACGAAGGGCGACCCCGAGGTCGGCTGA
- the pgsA gene encoding CDP-diacylglycerol--glycerol-3-phosphate 3-phosphatidyltransferase encodes MTGVPAPAAGGSGAPGTRGAAGAPEAPGAGVSGTGTTGSGVSGTSASGTGVTSTGVSGAGVSGGQGPKTPRGGKLIDAAVNQASVWNVANLLTMLRLVLVPGFVALMLADGGYDPVWRAWAWAAFAVAMITDVFDGHLARTYNLVTDFGKIADPIADKAIMGAALICLSYLGDLPWWVTAVILGRELGITLLRFWVIRYGVIPASRGGKLKTLTQGIAVGMYVLALTGPLATLRFWVMAGAVALTVVTGADYVRQAIVLRREGRAERKAAAGEAEA; translated from the coding sequence ATGACCGGAGTCCCGGCACCTGCGGCGGGCGGCTCAGGTGCGCCCGGTACACGCGGTGCCGCCGGTGCTCCCGAGGCCCCTGGGGCGGGAGTCTCCGGTACGGGAACCACCGGTTCGGGAGTCTCCGGTACGAGCGCTTCCGGTACGGGCGTAACCAGCACGGGTGTGTCCGGTGCGGGCGTATCGGGTGGCCAGGGGCCGAAGACGCCCCGCGGCGGCAAGCTGATCGACGCGGCCGTCAACCAGGCCAGCGTGTGGAACGTCGCCAATCTGCTCACCATGCTCCGGCTCGTCCTCGTGCCGGGCTTCGTGGCGCTGATGCTCGCCGACGGCGGATACGACCCCGTGTGGCGGGCCTGGGCCTGGGCGGCCTTCGCCGTCGCCATGATCACGGACGTCTTCGACGGACATCTCGCGCGGACGTACAACCTCGTCACCGACTTCGGGAAGATCGCCGACCCGATCGCCGACAAAGCGATCATGGGGGCGGCGCTGATCTGTCTCTCCTACCTCGGCGATCTGCCGTGGTGGGTGACGGCGGTGATCCTCGGGCGGGAGCTCGGGATCACCCTGCTGCGCTTCTGGGTGATCCGCTACGGCGTGATCCCGGCCAGCCGCGGCGGCAAGCTGAAGACCCTGACCCAGGGCATCGCCGTCGGGATGTACGTCCTGGCGCTGACGGGGCCACTGGCGACCCTGAGGTTCTGGGTGATGGCCGGGGCGGTCGCCCTGACCGTCGTCACCGGCGCCGACTATGTGAGACAGGCCATTGTGCTGCGGCGCGAGGGAAGGGCCGAGCGGAAGGCCGCCGCCGGGGAGGCGGAAGCGTGA
- a CDS encoding helix-turn-helix domain-containing protein, producing the protein MILLRRLLGDVLRRQRQRQGRTLREVSSSARVSLGYLSEVERGQKEASSELLSAICDALDVRMSELMREVSDELALAELARSAAATEPVPTPVRPRLNSVSVSSVPPERVTIKAPAEAVDVVAA; encoded by the coding sequence ATGATTCTGCTCCGTCGCCTGCTTGGTGACGTGCTGCGTCGGCAGCGCCAGCGCCAGGGCCGTACTCTGCGCGAAGTCTCCTCGTCCGCCCGAGTTTCACTCGGCTATCTCTCCGAGGTGGAGCGGGGGCAGAAAGAGGCTTCCTCCGAACTGCTCTCCGCGATCTGCGACGCGCTGGACGTACGGATGTCCGAACTCATGCGGGAAGTGAGCGACGAACTCGCTCTGGCCGAGCTGGCCCGTTCGGCAGCAGCCACCGAGCCCGTACCCACACCGGTACGCCCGAGGCTCAACTCCGTCTCGGTGAGCAGTGTGCCGCCGGAACGGGTGACCATCAAGGCGCCTGCGGAGGCGGTCGACGTCGTCGCCGCGTAA
- a CDS encoding CinA family protein, with amino-acid sequence MTSTAAEVLRLLTVRGETLAVAESLTGGLVAAELAAVPGASKAFRGSVTAYATDLKRDVLGVDATLLDQRGAVDPQVAAQMAVGARKVLGADWGISTTGVAGPEPQDGQPVGTVFIAVDGPSEATHERALGGKVSALRLNGSRTEIRMESVRSVLALLLERLVSEHPGNDRAQDTEQNGGF; translated from the coding sequence GTGACCTCCACGGCCGCCGAAGTGCTGCGACTACTGACGGTGAGGGGCGAGACCCTTGCCGTCGCCGAGTCGCTGACCGGCGGTCTGGTGGCCGCGGAACTCGCCGCGGTGCCCGGGGCCTCCAAGGCCTTCCGCGGCTCGGTGACCGCGTACGCCACCGACCTCAAGCGCGACGTACTGGGAGTCGACGCCACTCTGCTGGATCAGCGCGGAGCGGTGGATCCGCAGGTCGCGGCCCAGATGGCGGTCGGCGCCCGCAAGGTGCTCGGCGCGGACTGGGGAATATCGACCACCGGGGTCGCGGGTCCGGAGCCCCAGGACGGGCAGCCGGTCGGCACGGTTTTCATCGCCGTGGACGGGCCGTCCGAAGCGACGCATGAACGCGCTCTTGGCGGGAAAGTGTCCGCGCTGCGGTTGAACGGCTCCCGGACGGAAATCCGTATGGAGAGTGTACGGAGCGTGCTCGCCCTGCTTCTGGAGCGGCTTGTGAGCGAACACCCTGGGAATGATCGGGCACAGGATACGGAACAGAACGGGGGGTTTTGA